The Spodoptera frugiperda isolate SF20-4 chromosome 9, AGI-APGP_CSIRO_Sfru_2.0, whole genome shotgun sequence genome contains a region encoding:
- the LOC118271018 gene encoding kielin/chordin-like protein isoform X2, whose amino-acid sequence MYRTLWLIILATVCEAFYDEFNMYNWDNERMDDDRRSGLHVHFKNESFKDSLRSFADTYRRRIESEKDIYMRKTFKKVKQRILSLQVFRFLSHSEDFDSARALRLPFPEGSKYCMMGRQTRTTCNYCACVAGQLYMCTGVICASPPKKRDRKVKRAQLRAVSTQSGCVNGTSYMDAEGCNHCYCINNQEYCSLKDCEENENLNRNTNTQCVNGTSYMDDEGCNHCRCIDNIEYCTMRDCSDQTGVCISGTVKEGECGECYCVKETWICSPCEHKKKKYNRLPNKMNKNKLRAKYPECNDRVPGEWFKDADGCNKCVCVHGEMMCTKMKCVKTARYENHRSRQNCKSGTTKEVACGTCFCVSGQWICPICESRDTPLVNRSLTRRSHDRLCIEGERYKTDPCNYCICVDGHDICTNTDCAAIQLDGVVCNPYKDINPKKVDCNVCTCSKATNVLPSRWLWFCTKRDCDSYEKNTKMRKPNIMSTPCKEGNTRQIDNCNHCTCEYGLYVCTNEICETETTTPDFSDYVRRRRRNCEARERKYVKCNRCICMGGQWYCTNYKCAKSPNKLNNDDIDEDFDDSMPLEEITEQDNDSDFVMDDDIFYSDLLSKPTPRPRKRRTTTKRRRPPIHVHRDYTKKRRPTKPRRVKHRYRYSDEYLPQAYAGEALRTDGTYQIIEEEGKKCDVGERFRLGACNYCYCNEHRVRICTKHACTYDSDVDATDYQPKDYVNKRCHIGERFRLDKCNYCYCDAHRKLVCSKHRCSGAGRSRSSLRSPFDENCEAGHVLVDSCIVCTCTANGTYVCAAEDNDECEPPDITQRINVNEHCVDGSKRQIDACNYCTCKDGVEFCSQKPCWNNKPTPYIFPEPECDEDTPIPSPDPCNTCVCIDSDILCTRKPCKHHNITSDYTIIDKQNCVNGEVTSLTGACNVCVCINGNIICTKKQCLEVLESGITKIEMIRTLLRAGDINSQMALPAPGSGCIRGTIYQPEDEDPACGNVCICDGNELFCTRRKCDKEDSLSQLMQRSGCLTGEQIPSSSPCLVCVCMRGTPTCKYVKCVENMDLESEDDDSQDEFNQLIQGYLSPSSKRQKLPPNSTFCEPFTFYSPEGNRFCRNCFCLHDGFSLCLLNLCKYTKDVPPEPVRKFSFS is encoded by the exons ATGTATCGGACGCTGTGGCTAATAATTTTG GCCACAGTTTGTGAAGCATTCTACGATGAATTCAATATGTATAACTGGGACAAtg aaagGATGGATGATGATAGGCGTTCGGGCTTACATGTACATTTCAAGAACGAGAGCTTTAAAGATAGTCTAAGAAGTTTTGCAGACACATATCGGCGCCGAATAGAGAGTGAGAAAG atatATACATGAGAAAAACTTTCAAGAAAGttaaacaaa GAATACTATCACTTCAAGTGTTTAGATTCCTAAGTCACTCAGAAGACTTCG ATTCAGCCAGAGCCTTACGACTGCCTTTCCCAGAAGGGT CAAAGTACTGTATGATGGGCAGACAAACAAGGACAACCTGCAACTACTGCGCATGCGTCGCGGGACAACTCTACATGTGCACTGGAGTGATCTGTGCCTCGCCTCCTAAAA agAGAGATAGAAAAGTTAAAAGAGCGCAGTTGAGAGCAGTGTCCACACAATCGGGATGCGTTAATGGTACATCGTACATGGATGCGGAAGGATGCAACCACTGCTACTGCATCAATAATCAAGAGTACTGTTCTTTGAAAGACTGCGAGGAAA ATGAAAATCTGAATCGAAACACAAATACGCAATGTGTTAACGGCACGTCGTACATGGATGACGAGGGATGCAACCACTGCCGCTGCATCGACAATATAGAATATTGCACTATGAGAGACTGCTCAGACCAAAccg GTGTTTGCATATCAGGGACAGTGAAAGAAGGCGAGTGTGGCGAATGTTACTGCGTCAAGGAAACATGGATTTGCTCTCCCTGTGagcataaaaaaaagaaatataaccGGCTCCCAAACAAAATGA ataaaaataagttaagagCCAAATACCCGGAATGCAACGACCGTGTGCCGGGCGAGTGGTTCAAAGATGCAGATGGGTGCAACAAATGCGTCTGTGTGCATGGTGAGATGATGTGCACTAAGATGAAGTGTGTAAAAACAGCAAGATATG AAAACCACCGATCAAGGCAAAATTGCAAATCTGGAACTACCAAAGAGGTCGCGTGTGGAACATGTTTCTGCGTCTCCGGACAGTGGATCTGTCCTATCTGTGAAAGCCGGGATACAc cTTTAGTAAATCGCAGTTTGACTAGAAGGAGTCACGACAGACTGTGTATAGAAGGAGAGAGATATAAAACGGATCCTTGTAATTACTGTATATGTGTCGATGGGCACGATATATGCACAAATACAGATTGTGCAGCCATTCAATTGG ATGGCGTTGTTTGCAATCCCTATAAAGACATTAATCCAAAAAAGGTAGACTGCAACGTTTGCACCTGCAGTAAAGCAACAAATGTTCTACCATCCAGATGGCTTTGGTTTTGCACGAAACGTGATTGTGATTCTTacgaaaaaaatacgaaaatgcGAAAAC CAAACATAATGTCGACACCGTGCAAGGAAGGCAATACCCGTCAAATAGACAACTGCAACCACTGTACATGCGAATATGGACTCTATGTTTGTACTAACGAAATATGTGAAACAGAAACTACTACTCCAGATT TTTCAGATTATGTTCGACGAAGAAGAAGGAACTGTGAAGCTCGAGAGAGGAAGTATGTAAAATGTAACCGATGTATATGCATGGGTGGACAATGGTATTGTACCAATTATAAGTGTGCGAAATCAC caAACAAACTAAATAACGACGACATTGATGAGG ATTTCGATGACTCCATGCCCCTCGAGGAAATTACTG AGCAAGACAATGATTCTGATTTTGTAATGGACGACg atatattttatagtgaTTTATTAAGTAAACCTACACCCCGTCCTCGTAAACGTCGTACTACTACTAAGCGTCGTCGTCCTCCTATCCACG TTCACCGTGATTATACTAAAAAACGTCGTCCTACTAAACCACGTCGCGTTAAACACAGATATCGCT ATAGTGATGAGTATCTGCCTCAAGCGTACGCTG gtGAGGCGCTACGAACGGATGGTACATACCAAATTATTGAGGAGGAGGGTAAAAAATGTGATGTTGGTGAGAGGTTTAGATTGGGCGCCTGCAATTATTGCTACTGCAATGAACATCGCGTCCGAATATGTACCAAACACGCCTGCACTTACG ATTCCGATGTTGATGCAACAGACTATCAac cCAAGGATTACGTAAACAAGCGATGCCACATAGGAGAACGATTCAGGCTAGACAAATGCAACTATTGCTACTGCGACGCTCATCGTAAACTCGTATGTTCAAAGCATAGATGCAGTGGCGCTGGACGTA GTCGTTCCTCTTTGCGTTCACCATTTGACGAGAACTGTGAAGCAGGACATGTTCTGGTGGACAGCTGCATTGTCTGCACCTGTACTGCAAACGGGACATACGTGTGCGCCGCGGAAGATAATGATGAATGCGAGCCTCCTG atATAACGCAAAGAATAAATGTAAATGAACACTGTGTAGACGGCAGCAAACGACAAATAGACGCTTGCAACTATTGCACTTGTAAAGATGGAGTCGAATTTTGCAGTCAAAAGCCTTGCTGGAATAATAAAccaa CTCCCTACATATTCCCGGAGCCGGAATGCGACGAAGACACACCTATACCCAGCCCTGATCCCTGCAACACATGCGTCTGCATAGATTCCGACATACTCTGCACTCGTAAACCCTGCAAACACCACAATATAACATCAG ATTACACAAtaatagataaacaaaattgtgtTAACGGAGAAGTAACTTCATTGACGGGTGCTTGCAACGTCTGTGTCTGCATCAATGGGAATATTATTTGCACTAAAAAACAATGTTTGGAAGTACTTGAAA GTGGTATAACAAAAATCGAAATGATCCGAACATTGCTACGAGCAGGTGATATTAATTCCCAAATGGCACTGCCGGCGCCAGGGTCCGGCTGCATCAGAGGCACGATTTACCAACCTGAAGATGAGGACCCTGCTTGTGGTAACGTGTGTATATGTGATGGAAACGAATTGTTTTGTACACGCCGAAAATGTGACAAAGAAG ATTCTTTATCACAGTTGATGCAACGAAGCGGTTGTCTTACCGGGGAGCAGATCCCCTCCAGTTCCCCTTGCCTCGTCTGCGTGTGTATGAGGGGCACACCAActtgtaaatatgtaaaatgCGTTGAGAACATGGATTTGGAAAGTGAGGATGACGACAGTCAAGATGAGTTTAATCAACTCATTCAAG gATACTTAAGCCCGAGTAGCAAAAGACAAAAATTGCCGCCGAACAGTACATTCTGCGAGCCTTTTACGTTCTACAGTCCTGAGGGCAATAGGTTCTGTAGGAACTGTTTCTGCTTACACGACGGATTCTCTTTATGTTTATTGAACTTGTGCAAGTATACTAAAG atgtaCCACCGGAGCCCGTCCGTAAGTTTTCCTTTTCTTGA
- the LOC118271018 gene encoding kielin/chordin-like protein isoform X1 yields MYRTLWLIILATVCEAFYDEFNMYNWDNERMDDDRRSGLHVHFKNESFKDSLRSFADTYRRRIESEKDIYMRKTFKKVKQRILSLQVFRFLSHSEDFDSARALRLPFPEGSKYCMMGRQTRTTCNYCACVAGQLYMCTGVICASPPKKRDRKVKRAQLRAVSTQSGCVNGTSYMDAEGCNHCYCINNQEYCSLKDCEENENLNRNTNTQCVNGTSYMDDEGCNHCRCIDNIEYCTMRDCSDQTGVCISGTVKEGECGECYCVKETWICSPCEHKKKKYNRLPNKMNKNKLRAKYPECNDRVPGEWFKDADGCNKCVCVHGEMMCTKMKCVKTARYENHRSRQNCKSGTTKEVACGTCFCVSGQWICPICESRDTPLVNRSLTRRSHDRLCIEGERYKTDPCNYCICVDGHDICTNTDCAAIQLDGVVCNPYKDINPKKVDCNVCTCSKATNVLPSRWLWFCTKRDCDSYEKNTKMRKPNIMSTPCKEGNTRQIDNCNHCTCEYGLYVCTNEICETETTTPDFSDYVRRRRRNCEARERKYVKCNRCICMGGQWYCTNYKCAKSPNKLNNDDIDEDFDDSMPLEEITEQDNDSDFVMDDDIFYSDLLSKPTPRPRKRRTTTKRRRPPIHVHRDYTKKRRPTKPRRVKHRYRYSDEYLPQAYAGEALRTDGTYQIIEEEGKKCDVGERFRLGACNYCYCNEHRVRICTKHACTYDSDVDATDYQPKDYVNKRCHIGERFRLDKCNYCYCDAHRKLVCSKHRCSGAGRSRSSLRSPFDENCEAGHVLVDSCIVCTCTANGTYVCAAEDNDECEPPDITQRINVNEHCVDGSKRQIDACNYCTCKDGVEFCSQKPCWNNKPTPYIFPEPECDEDTPIPSPDPCNTCVCIDSDILCTRKPCKHHNITSDYTIIDKQNCVNGEVTSLTGACNVCVCINGNIICTKKQCLEVLESGITKIEMIRTLLRAGDINSQMALPAPGSGCIRGTIYQPEDEDPACGNVCICDGNELFCTRRKCDKEADSLSQLMQRSGCLTGEQIPSSSPCLVCVCMRGTPTCKYVKCVENMDLESEDDDSQDEFNQLIQGYLSPSSKRQKLPPNSTFCEPFTFYSPEGNRFCRNCFCLHDGFSLCLLNLCKYTKDVPPEPVRKFSFS; encoded by the exons ATGTATCGGACGCTGTGGCTAATAATTTTG GCCACAGTTTGTGAAGCATTCTACGATGAATTCAATATGTATAACTGGGACAAtg aaagGATGGATGATGATAGGCGTTCGGGCTTACATGTACATTTCAAGAACGAGAGCTTTAAAGATAGTCTAAGAAGTTTTGCAGACACATATCGGCGCCGAATAGAGAGTGAGAAAG atatATACATGAGAAAAACTTTCAAGAAAGttaaacaaa GAATACTATCACTTCAAGTGTTTAGATTCCTAAGTCACTCAGAAGACTTCG ATTCAGCCAGAGCCTTACGACTGCCTTTCCCAGAAGGGT CAAAGTACTGTATGATGGGCAGACAAACAAGGACAACCTGCAACTACTGCGCATGCGTCGCGGGACAACTCTACATGTGCACTGGAGTGATCTGTGCCTCGCCTCCTAAAA agAGAGATAGAAAAGTTAAAAGAGCGCAGTTGAGAGCAGTGTCCACACAATCGGGATGCGTTAATGGTACATCGTACATGGATGCGGAAGGATGCAACCACTGCTACTGCATCAATAATCAAGAGTACTGTTCTTTGAAAGACTGCGAGGAAA ATGAAAATCTGAATCGAAACACAAATACGCAATGTGTTAACGGCACGTCGTACATGGATGACGAGGGATGCAACCACTGCCGCTGCATCGACAATATAGAATATTGCACTATGAGAGACTGCTCAGACCAAAccg GTGTTTGCATATCAGGGACAGTGAAAGAAGGCGAGTGTGGCGAATGTTACTGCGTCAAGGAAACATGGATTTGCTCTCCCTGTGagcataaaaaaaagaaatataaccGGCTCCCAAACAAAATGA ataaaaataagttaagagCCAAATACCCGGAATGCAACGACCGTGTGCCGGGCGAGTGGTTCAAAGATGCAGATGGGTGCAACAAATGCGTCTGTGTGCATGGTGAGATGATGTGCACTAAGATGAAGTGTGTAAAAACAGCAAGATATG AAAACCACCGATCAAGGCAAAATTGCAAATCTGGAACTACCAAAGAGGTCGCGTGTGGAACATGTTTCTGCGTCTCCGGACAGTGGATCTGTCCTATCTGTGAAAGCCGGGATACAc cTTTAGTAAATCGCAGTTTGACTAGAAGGAGTCACGACAGACTGTGTATAGAAGGAGAGAGATATAAAACGGATCCTTGTAATTACTGTATATGTGTCGATGGGCACGATATATGCACAAATACAGATTGTGCAGCCATTCAATTGG ATGGCGTTGTTTGCAATCCCTATAAAGACATTAATCCAAAAAAGGTAGACTGCAACGTTTGCACCTGCAGTAAAGCAACAAATGTTCTACCATCCAGATGGCTTTGGTTTTGCACGAAACGTGATTGTGATTCTTacgaaaaaaatacgaaaatgcGAAAAC CAAACATAATGTCGACACCGTGCAAGGAAGGCAATACCCGTCAAATAGACAACTGCAACCACTGTACATGCGAATATGGACTCTATGTTTGTACTAACGAAATATGTGAAACAGAAACTACTACTCCAGATT TTTCAGATTATGTTCGACGAAGAAGAAGGAACTGTGAAGCTCGAGAGAGGAAGTATGTAAAATGTAACCGATGTATATGCATGGGTGGACAATGGTATTGTACCAATTATAAGTGTGCGAAATCAC caAACAAACTAAATAACGACGACATTGATGAGG ATTTCGATGACTCCATGCCCCTCGAGGAAATTACTG AGCAAGACAATGATTCTGATTTTGTAATGGACGACg atatattttatagtgaTTTATTAAGTAAACCTACACCCCGTCCTCGTAAACGTCGTACTACTACTAAGCGTCGTCGTCCTCCTATCCACG TTCACCGTGATTATACTAAAAAACGTCGTCCTACTAAACCACGTCGCGTTAAACACAGATATCGCT ATAGTGATGAGTATCTGCCTCAAGCGTACGCTG gtGAGGCGCTACGAACGGATGGTACATACCAAATTATTGAGGAGGAGGGTAAAAAATGTGATGTTGGTGAGAGGTTTAGATTGGGCGCCTGCAATTATTGCTACTGCAATGAACATCGCGTCCGAATATGTACCAAACACGCCTGCACTTACG ATTCCGATGTTGATGCAACAGACTATCAac cCAAGGATTACGTAAACAAGCGATGCCACATAGGAGAACGATTCAGGCTAGACAAATGCAACTATTGCTACTGCGACGCTCATCGTAAACTCGTATGTTCAAAGCATAGATGCAGTGGCGCTGGACGTA GTCGTTCCTCTTTGCGTTCACCATTTGACGAGAACTGTGAAGCAGGACATGTTCTGGTGGACAGCTGCATTGTCTGCACCTGTACTGCAAACGGGACATACGTGTGCGCCGCGGAAGATAATGATGAATGCGAGCCTCCTG atATAACGCAAAGAATAAATGTAAATGAACACTGTGTAGACGGCAGCAAACGACAAATAGACGCTTGCAACTATTGCACTTGTAAAGATGGAGTCGAATTTTGCAGTCAAAAGCCTTGCTGGAATAATAAAccaa CTCCCTACATATTCCCGGAGCCGGAATGCGACGAAGACACACCTATACCCAGCCCTGATCCCTGCAACACATGCGTCTGCATAGATTCCGACATACTCTGCACTCGTAAACCCTGCAAACACCACAATATAACATCAG ATTACACAAtaatagataaacaaaattgtgtTAACGGAGAAGTAACTTCATTGACGGGTGCTTGCAACGTCTGTGTCTGCATCAATGGGAATATTATTTGCACTAAAAAACAATGTTTGGAAGTACTTGAAA GTGGTATAACAAAAATCGAAATGATCCGAACATTGCTACGAGCAGGTGATATTAATTCCCAAATGGCACTGCCGGCGCCAGGGTCCGGCTGCATCAGAGGCACGATTTACCAACCTGAAGATGAGGACCCTGCTTGTGGTAACGTGTGTATATGTGATGGAAACGAATTGTTTTGTACACGCCGAAAATGTGACAAAGAAG caGATTCTTTATCACAGTTGATGCAACGAAGCGGTTGTCTTACCGGGGAGCAGATCCCCTCCAGTTCCCCTTGCCTCGTCTGCGTGTGTATGAGGGGCACACCAActtgtaaatatgtaaaatgCGTTGAGAACATGGATTTGGAAAGTGAGGATGACGACAGTCAAGATGAGTTTAATCAACTCATTCAAG gATACTTAAGCCCGAGTAGCAAAAGACAAAAATTGCCGCCGAACAGTACATTCTGCGAGCCTTTTACGTTCTACAGTCCTGAGGGCAATAGGTTCTGTAGGAACTGTTTCTGCTTACACGACGGATTCTCTTTATGTTTATTGAACTTGTGCAAGTATACTAAAG atgtaCCACCGGAGCCCGTCCGTAAGTTTTCCTTTTCTTGA